The following proteins come from a genomic window of Solwaraspora sp. WMMA2065:
- a CDS encoding tetratricopeptide repeat protein, which yields MSSESSPEPPTDVDGYLQRAGLLADLGRYDEAAGEIGFAVALEPDSVAARIMLARVHLAADRPEQALAAIDAWADEPPNPWSAEATATAAPAETATAMPADAGTGARSGPPDRVALLVVRGLALIDLRRYADAARLATDLLATYPDDAYAQRSGAAILAGSRNGQPALNAAWRGVELAPQDAQAHLVLGLVGARLELFDLAHRAYGEALRLDPLIGEAQHDVGVIHLEQRRYAAELAVLAERATAMAPPPPPQPSPARSPRWAPQSPGSAPTDPRLERPPTPEEELRRLVLIGAGYSMIAAVTVACLAGSAASRGWAVVAALGGFVLVWVLARRVPGRITEVVSQLADRRLATAVYAVGAAPVLIFCYAAIATPWLLVSAIVAAAVAQFMVLRSATARPPDQR from the coding sequence GTGTCGAGCGAGTCATCCCCCGAGCCGCCCACCGACGTCGACGGCTACCTGCAGCGCGCCGGGCTGCTGGCTGACCTGGGCCGCTACGACGAGGCCGCCGGTGAGATCGGCTTCGCGGTGGCCCTCGAACCGGACAGCGTCGCCGCCCGGATCATGCTGGCCCGGGTGCATCTCGCCGCCGACCGTCCGGAGCAGGCCCTCGCCGCAATCGACGCGTGGGCGGACGAGCCGCCGAACCCGTGGTCGGCCGAGGCCACGGCGACGGCCGCACCGGCAGAGACCGCGACGGCCATGCCAGCCGATGCCGGGACCGGCGCGCGGTCCGGTCCGCCGGACCGGGTCGCCCTGCTGGTGGTACGCGGGCTGGCGCTGATCGATCTGCGGCGGTACGCCGACGCCGCCCGGCTCGCCACCGACCTGCTGGCGACGTATCCGGACGACGCGTACGCCCAGCGCAGCGGGGCGGCGATCCTGGCCGGCTCGCGCAACGGCCAGCCGGCGCTCAACGCGGCCTGGCGCGGGGTGGAGCTGGCCCCGCAGGACGCCCAGGCACATCTGGTGCTGGGGCTGGTCGGGGCCCGGCTGGAGCTGTTCGACCTGGCGCACCGGGCCTACGGGGAGGCGCTGCGGCTGGACCCGCTGATCGGTGAGGCGCAGCATGACGTCGGGGTGATCCACCTGGAACAGCGGCGGTACGCCGCCGAGCTGGCGGTGCTCGCCGAACGGGCCACCGCGATGGCACCGCCCCCGCCGCCGCAGCCCTCGCCGGCCCGGTCCCCTCGATGGGCACCGCAGTCGCCCGGGTCGGCACCGACGGATCCCCGGCTGGAGCGGCCGCCGACACCCGAGGAGGAGCTGCGCCGGCTGGTGCTGATCGGGGCCGGCTACAGCATGATCGCGGCGGTGACGGTGGCCTGCCTGGCCGGCAGCGCGGCGTCGCGCGGCTGGGCGGTGGTCGCCGCGCTCGGTGGATTCGTGCTGGTCTGGGTGCTGGCCCGGCGGGTGCCGGGTCGGATCACCGAGGTGGTGTCGCAGCTGGCGGACCGCCGGCTGGCGACGGCGGTGTACGCGGTGGGTGCCGCCCCGGTGCTGATCTTCTGCTACGCGGCGATCGCCACCCCGTGGCTGCTGGTGTCGGCGATCGTCGCGGCCGCCGTTGCCCAGTTCATGGTGCTGCGTTCGGCCACCGCCCGACCACCGGACCAGCGGTAG
- a CDS encoding homogentisate 1,2-dioxygenase domain-containing protein: MPYYRSVGEIPRKRHTQFRQPDGILYAEELMGQEGFSADSSLLYHRHLPTAIVAAESYDPPPTSRLPNHPLTPRHLRTHKLDTGHTDAVLGRQPLLANDDVRISYVVADRPSPLYRNATGDECLYVESGAARVESSFGVLGVTSGDYVIIPTSVVHRIVPVDDVPLRLLTVEATGHIGPPKRYLSARGQFLEHAPYCERDIRGPGKPLLVDGTDVEVYVRHRQGWTRHVYAHHPFDVVGWDGHLYPWAFSIHDFEPITGRLHQPPPVHQTFTGPNFVICSFVPRKVDYHPQAIPVPYNHHNVDSDEMLFYTGGNYEARRGSGIEQGSISLHPAGFTHGPQPGAVERALGAEHFDELAVMVDTFRPLDLCDAALSVEDTGYAWTWAGNAR; the protein is encoded by the coding sequence ATGCCCTACTACCGCAGCGTTGGCGAGATCCCCCGCAAGCGCCACACCCAGTTCCGCCAACCCGACGGCATCCTGTACGCCGAGGAGCTGATGGGCCAGGAGGGCTTCTCCGCCGACTCGTCCCTGCTCTACCACCGGCACCTGCCGACCGCCATCGTCGCCGCCGAGTCGTACGACCCGCCGCCGACGAGCCGGCTGCCGAACCACCCGCTCACCCCACGCCACCTGCGTACCCACAAACTGGACACCGGGCACACCGACGCCGTCCTCGGCCGGCAACCGCTGCTCGCCAACGACGACGTGCGCATCTCGTACGTCGTCGCCGACCGGCCGTCCCCGCTGTACCGCAACGCCACCGGCGACGAGTGCCTGTACGTCGAGTCCGGTGCCGCCCGCGTCGAGTCCAGCTTCGGGGTGCTCGGCGTCACCTCCGGCGACTACGTGATCATCCCGACGTCGGTGGTGCACCGGATCGTGCCGGTCGACGACGTGCCGCTGCGGCTGCTCACCGTCGAAGCCACCGGCCACATCGGACCACCTAAGCGCTACCTGTCGGCACGCGGCCAGTTCCTGGAACACGCGCCGTACTGCGAACGCGACATCCGCGGGCCGGGCAAACCACTGCTGGTCGACGGCACCGACGTCGAGGTCTACGTGCGGCACCGGCAGGGCTGGACCCGGCACGTGTACGCCCACCACCCGTTCGACGTGGTCGGCTGGGACGGACACCTCTACCCGTGGGCGTTCAGCATCCACGACTTCGAGCCGATCACCGGCCGGCTGCACCAGCCGCCGCCGGTGCACCAGACGTTCACCGGCCCCAACTTCGTGATCTGCTCGTTCGTGCCGCGCAAGGTCGACTACCACCCGCAGGCGATCCCGGTGCCGTACAACCACCACAACGTCGACTCCGACGAGATGCTGTTCTACACCGGCGGCAACTACGAGGCGCGGCGCGGCTCCGGCATCGAGCAGGGCTCGATCTCGCTGCACCCCGCCGGGTTCACCCACGGGCCGCAGCCGGGCGCGGTCGAACGGGCGCTCGGTGCCGAGCACTTCGACGAACTCGCCGTCATGGTCGACACCTTCCGGCCGCTGGACCTCTGCGACGCGGCACTGTCCGTTGAGGACACCGGGTACGCCTGGACCTGGGCCGGCAACGCCCGCTGA